In a single window of the Eshraghiella crossota genome:
- a CDS encoding UDP-N-acetylglucosamine 1-carboxyvinyltransferase, producing MEQYVIKGGSRLTGEVLVSGAKNAALAILAAAIMADEPVTIENVPDVRDTRIVLDAIKEIGAIVERVDKHTYKINGSTIYSTTVDYEYIKKIRASYYLLGALLGKLGNAEVALPGGCNIGSRPIDLHIKGFKALGATVEIEHGMIHAQSDNLTGSHIYMDVVSVGATINVMLAACLADGNTIIENAAKEPHVVDVANCLNCMGANIKGAGTDVIRIKGVDKLHGTSYSIIPDQIEAGTFMVAAAATGGDVLINNVIPKHLEAITAKLVEMGCEIEEYDDAIRVRSNTKLTHTNIKTLPYPGFPTDMQPQMAVILSCAEGTSIVTESIWENRFKYVDELSRMGATVKVEGNTAIITGCERLTGAQVAAPDLRAGAALVIAGMMAEGYTYVDDIKFIERGYEDFDEKLRGIGANIIKAECEKDIKLFEFSVS from the coding sequence ATGGAACAGTATGTTATCAAAGGCGGTAGCCGTCTTACAGGCGAGGTTCTCGTAAGCGGAGCCAAGAATGCTGCACTTGCAATACTTGCAGCGGCAATAATGGCTGATGAACCGGTTACTATAGAAAATGTCCCTGATGTCAGGGATACAAGAATTGTTCTTGATGCGATTAAAGAAATCGGAGCAATCGTTGAACGAGTTGATAAACACACATATAAGATTAATGGCAGTACAATTTACTCAACAACAGTTGATTATGAATATATCAAGAAGATTAGAGCGTCTTATTATCTGTTAGGCGCATTATTAGGAAAACTTGGCAACGCAGAAGTTGCTCTTCCGGGAGGCTGCAATATAGGAAGCAGACCTATAGATTTGCATATCAAGGGCTTTAAGGCACTTGGAGCAACGGTAGAGATAGAACATGGCATGATTCATGCTCAGTCCGATAATCTTACCGGAAGTCATATTTATATGGATGTTGTTTCGGTAGGAGCGACGATTAATGTTATGCTGGCGGCATGTCTTGCTGACGGCAATACAATAATTGAAAATGCAGCCAAAGAGCCCCATGTTGTAGACGTGGCTAACTGTCTTAACTGTATGGGAGCCAACATAAAGGGTGCCGGTACAGATGTTATAAGAATTAAGGGTGTTGATAAGCTTCATGGAACAAGCTATTCTATAATACCTGACCAGATTGAAGCAGGAACCTTTATGGTTGCGGCAGCGGCAACAGGCGGGGATGTACTAATTAATAATGTTATACCAAAACATCTTGAAGCCATAACAGCCAAGTTAGTTGAAATGGGATGTGAAATAGAAGAATATGATGATGCAATACGTGTCAGAAGCAATACCAAATTAACCCATACCAATATTAAGACATTACCTTATCCGGGATTTCCTACGGATATGCAGCCACAGATGGCAGTAATTCTTTCATGTGCTGAGGGAACAAGTATTGTTACCGAAAGTATATGGGAGAACCGTTTTAAGTATGTTGATGAACTGTCAAGAATGGGTGCAACCGTCAAGGTTGAGGGAAATACGGCGATTATTACAGGATGCGAACGTCTTACGGGAGCTCAGGTGGCCGCACCGGATCTCAGAGCCGGAGCAGCACTTGTTATAGCCGGTATGATGGCAGAAGGTTATACCTATGTTGATGATATTAAGTTTATAGAAAGAGGATACGAAGACTTTGATGAAAAGCTTCGTGGAATCGGGGCTAATATTATCAAAGCAGAATGTGAAAAAGATATTAAGTTATTTGAGTTTTCAGTATCATAA